In Paralichthys olivaceus isolate ysfri-2021 chromosome 1, ASM2471397v2, whole genome shotgun sequence, the following are encoded in one genomic region:
- the cgnl1 gene encoding cingulin-like protein 1 isoform X2, which yields MESYRVTGIPNNGTQRVYTQQSRSSRPHSNGAGTYGLSIRVQGIDGHPYVVLNNQEKGPQPYIDPNSNGYIDAEGSFIENYQEYDFKGGKEAGSDSPFMEYRSQKMTHYAGTQNGVSDSQGKKSSALLNFQKHPEILQPYDPESNSLNIEGLHNLPSRPVAETGKEHHSLPSKSIEPAPSRTRSSSMDRNKAPVTQEKRQIPSLSEIAPPKPPQPQSVPLAQPQTRPQSQTQTAQPQSRSRIPNMNPPQSKPASKAQHQSVLPAQPQPPAVSSPTSEQSKTSSRSPSSMNSTNSSLERARHEPDVLPLRRTDSSGPVLQSSSRSRHSSSSSTSKALVDEQMEALYADSINRHENRRYIPFLPGSGRDIDTGSIPAVDELIEKFDGKDGSHHHRGRAGRRNRINPEDRKRSRSVDSALGLRAGSKYMDEFSRSQGTSGEHVLRPSQLRLQKTAGSQDSWITSVDGKVTSAPGSPQSTISKGVGYIQGYKKPQTRSSSLPFESKESEDSASKILTTSVSTSLSKPSATAADKNPSTDADVQATPDLLKGQQELSQQTHEETAKQILFNYLKDGSSDNDETTKRKVNLVFEKIQTLKSRATASAQGDIKSLDVSAQTKALQVQNTELEKEMVKLKRQLEDQATRSQGDRRTAAGLKDLQQELERSTEECKRLKAKLTKTEAELQNTVEELFQVKMEREQYQTEIRDLQDQLSEMHDELDAAKKSAGDEEKDIMMADMMQLKMDMQEVLLAKEEQEEVLRRRERELTALKGALKEEVAAHDQEVDKMRDQYEKEMSRLQTSLEEAKQSSAAVVREKAEVEAAKGAVEGQAGRLTQESERLRRRAQELENEVAKLNRIIDEAKLKESRLGDRASRLEREKKQSEESLAEIKEQEEEMSRANRALTLRLEDVQRNLTKLSSEHKELEERLQEERTQKEQFKHMKNDIEDERRLLDRTVDKLQKEMNDIVDASQSSTRELQEQIDIYKEKNRRELTELQRLLKERGQELDKYLLVTKTLQEELSRREEDIRQCQRERDEAELREKMLENKVHDLEAETETNAHAKDDKTRHIKLLEERISQLELDLEEEHHSGDQLMNRIDRGREQNKDLKSRVSHLEGSQKSNKEGLVAQLEDRVQELEERLEGEERERANLQLVNRRLDRKVKEMLMQVEEEHNSMQDQKDQLNLRLKALKRQMDEAEEEIDRLEHGKKKLQRDLDEQQEANEQLQSQLKALRSDIRRKSNSAPLLNTLDDDDDDDISTDGETYFSSSSGYKRSSSQDNILSTFTL from the exons ATGGAGTCGTACAGAGTGACTGGTATTCCAAACAATGGAACTCAGCGGGTCTACACTCAGCAGTCCCGCTCCTCCAGGCCCCACAGTAATGGAGCTGGGACGTACGGTCTCAGCATCCGTGTCCAGGGTATAGATGGACACCCTTATGTAGTCCTCAACAACCAGGAAAAGGGTCCTCAACCCTATATCGACCCAAACAGTAATGGGTACATTGATGCAGAGGGCTCTTTTATTGAGAATTACCAGGAGTATGATTTCAAAGGAGGCAAGGAGGCTGGATCCGACAGCCCCTTTATGGAGTACAGGTCTCAGAAGATGACGCATTATGCTGGTACTCAAAATGGTGTCTCAGATTCACAAGGAAAGAAATCATCCGCCCTTCTGAACTTTCAGAAGCACCCTGAGATCCTGCAGCCGTATGATCCAGAGAGCAACTCCCTTAACATTGAAGGTTTACACAACCTGCCTTCAAGGCCTGTGGCTGAGACTGGGAAAGAACACCACAGTCTCCCCTCCAAATCCATTGAACCTGCTCCATCCCGCACCAGGTCATCGAGCATGGATCGTAATAAAGCTCCTGTGAcacaagagaaaagacaaattcCGAGTCTGAGTGAGATAGCGCCTCCAAAGCCTCCACAGCCTCAGTCTGTGCCTCTGGCCCAGCCTCAGACCAGGccacaatcacaaacacaaacagctcagCCGCAGTCCAGATCTCGTATCCCCAATATGAATCCACCTCAGTCCAAGCCGGCCTCCAAAGCTCAGCACCAGTCTGTGCTTCCAGCCCAGCCTCAGCCCCCCGCTGTGTCAAGTCCCACGAGTGAGCAGAGCAAGACCTCAAGCAGATCTCCCAGTTCTATGAACAGCACCAACTCAAGCCTTGAGCGTGCCCGCCATGAGCCTGATGTCCTTCCTCTACGCAGGACTGACTCCAGTGGGCCAGTCCTCCAGTCCTCTTCCCGTTCCCGTcactcctcatcatcctccacctctAAGGCTCTAGTGGATGAACAGATGGAGGCTCTGTATGCAGACAGCATCAACCGCCATGAGAACCGACGCTACATCCCTTTCCTCCCTGGATCAGGCAGAGACATTGACACAGGCTCCATCCCTGCTGTTGATGAACTCATTGAGAAGTTTGATGGCAAAGATGGCAGCCACCACCACAGGGGCAGGGCGGGGCGCAGGAACAGGATCAATCCAGAGGACCGCAAACGCTCCCGCAGTGTTGATAGTGCCCTTGGCCTGCGAGCTGGCTCAAAATACATGGATGAGTTTAGCCGCAGTCAAGGCACATCAGGTGAGCATGTCCTGCGGCCTTCACAGCTACGGCTGCAGAAAACAGCAGGCAGTCAGGACTCCTGGATCACGTCTGTAGATGGCAAGGTCACCAGTGCGCCCGGCTCACCACAGAGCACCATCTCCAAAGGTGTCGGCTACATCCAGGGCTACAAAAAGCCACAGACTCGCTCCTCTTCTTTACCATTCGAGAGTAAAGAGAGTGAGGATAGTGCCTCTAAGATTTTGACAACATCAGTGTCAACGTCTCTATCCAAACCTTCTGCTACAGCTGCAGACAAAAATCCCAGTACAGATGCAGATGTTCAG GCGACACCCGATCTTCTCAAAGGTCAGCAGGAGCTGTCACAACAAACACACGAAGAGACAGCCAAACAAATTTTGTTCAATTACCTTAAGGATGG aagCAGCGATAACGAtgaaacaacaaagagaaaGGTCAACCTCGTCTTTGAGAAGATACAGACGTTGAAGTCTCGGGCCACTGCGAGTGCACAAGGCGACATCAAa TCGCTGGACGTCTCAGCACAGACCAAAGCTCTGCAGGTACAAAACACTGAACTGGAGAAAGAAATGGTCAAACTCAAGAGACAACTAGAGGATCAAGCCACG AGGAGTCAGGGGGACAGGAGGACAGCAGCAGGGTTGAAGGACCTGCAACAAGAACTGGAGAGGAGCACAGAGGAGTGCAAGCGTCTGAAGGCAAAACTGACCAAAACTGAGGCGGAGCTGCAGAACACAGTCGAAGA ACTGTTCCAGGTGAAGATGGAGAGGGAGCAGTACCAGACAGAGATCAGAGACCTGCAGGACCAGCTGTCAGAGATGCATGACGAGCTTGACGCGGCCAAGAAGTCAGCAGGCGATGAAGAGAAAGACATCATGATGGCG GACATGATGCAGCTGAAGATGGACATGCAGGAAGTTCTCTTGGCcaaggaagagcaggaggaagtaCTGAGGAGGCGAGAGAGGGAGCTGACAGCACTGAAAGGAGCCCTGAAGGAGGAAGTTGCCGCTCACGATCAGGAGGTAGACAAGATGAGGGACCAATATGAGAAGGAAATGAGCAGGCTGCAGACATCTTTGGAGGAGGCCAAGCAG AGCAGCGCAGCAGTGGTCCGTGAGAAGGCTGAAGTGGAGGCAGCCAAGGGTGCAGTGGAGGGCCAGGCAGGACGGCTGACCCAAGAGTCCGAGCGGCTGCGCAGGCGAGCACAGGAACTGGAAAACGAAGTGGCCAAACTCAACCGCATCATCGATGAAGCCAAGCTAAAGGAGAGCAGGCTGGGAGACAGGGCCAGCAGGCTGGAG agagagaaaaagcaatCTGAAGAGTCACTGGCAGAAATTAAGGAACAAGAAGAGGAGATGTCACGTGCCAACAGAGCACTGACCCTGCGGCTGGAGGATGTGCAG AGGAACCTGACGAAACTGAGCAGTGAACACAAGGAGTTGGAGGAGCGGTTACAAGAAGAGAGGACTCAGAAGGAGCAGTTCAAACACATGAAGAACGACatagaggatgagaggaggctGCTGGACCGCACAGTGGACAAACTTCAGAAGGAG ATGAATGATATTGTGGATGCGTCCCAGTCGTCCACTagggagctgcaggagcagatTGATATTTATAAAGAGAAGAACCGTCGGGAgctgacagagctgcagaggctgctgAAGGAGCGAGGACAGGAGCTGGACAAGTACCTGCTGGTGACCAAAACCCTGCAGGAAGAG cTGTCACGTCGTGAGGAGGACATTCGACAGTGTCAGAGGGAACGAGATGAGGCTGAGCTCCGGGAGAAGATGCTGGAGAACAAGGTTCACGATCTTGAGGCGGAGACTGAGACCAACGCTCACGCTAAAGATGACAAGACGCGACACATCAAACTCTTGGAG GAGAGGATCTCTCAACTGGAGCTGGACCTGGAGGAAGAGCATCACAGTGGAGACCAGCTGATGAATAGAATCGACCGAGGAAGAgagcag AATAAAGACCTGAAGAGTCGAGTGTCTCATCTGGAGGGCTCCCAGAAGTCCAACAAAGAGGGCCTGGTAGCACAGCTGGAGGATCGTGtacaggagctggaggagaggctggagggCGAGGAAAG ggagCGGGCCAACCTGCAGCTGGTCAACCGCCGACTAGATAGGAAGGTTAAAGAGATGCTGATGCAAGTTGAAGAAGAGCATAACTCGATGCAAGATCAGAAGGACCAG CTGAATCTGCGTCTGAAGGCCCTGAAGAGGCAGATGGACGAGGCTGAGGAGGAGATCGACCGACTGGAGCACGgcaagaagaagctgcagagagaCCTGGACGAGCAGCAGGAGGCCAACGAGCAGCTCCAGAGTCAGCTCAAAGCTCTGCGTAGTGATatcag GCGTAAGAGCAACTCTGCACCGCTGCTCAACACTCTGGACGACGATGACGACGACGACATCAGCACTGACGGGGAGACGTACTTCAGCTCATCATCCGGGTACAAACGTTCCTCCAGTCAGGACAACATCCTGTCCACGTTCACTTTGTAA
- the cgnl1 gene encoding cingulin-like protein 1 isoform X1 has product MESYRVTGIPNNGTQRVYTQQSRSSRPHSNGAGTYGLSIRVQGIDGHPYVVLNNQEKGPQPYIDPNSNGYIDAEGSFIENYQEYDFKGGKEAGSDSPFMEYRSQKMTHYAGTQNGVSDSQGKKSSALLNFQKHPEILQPYDPESNSLNIEGLHNLPSRPVAETGKEHHSLPSKSIEPAPSRTRSSSMDRNKAPVTQEKRQIPSLSEIAPPKPPQPQSVPLAQPQTRPQSQTQTAQPQSRSRIPNMNPPQSKPASKAQHQSVLPAQPQPPAVSSPTSEQSKTSSRSPSSMNSTNSSLERARHEPDVLPLRRTDSSGPVLQSSSRSRHSSSSSTSKALVDEQMEALYADSINRHENRRYIPFLPGSGRDIDTGSIPAVDELIEKFDGKDGSHHHRGRAGRRNRINPEDRKRSRSVDSALGLRAGSKYMDEFSRSQGTSGEHVLRPSQLRLQKTAGSQDSWITSVDGKVTSAPGSPQSTISKGVGYIQGYKKPQTRSSSLPFESKESEDSASKILTTSVSTSLSKPSATAADKNPSTDADVQATPDLLKGQQELSQQTHEETAKQILFNYLKDGSSDNDETTKRKVNLVFEKIQTLKSRATASAQGDIKSLDVSAQTKALQVQNTELEKEMVKLKRQLEDQATRSQGDRRTAAGLKDLQQELERSTEECKRLKAKLTKTEAELQNTVEELFQVKMEREQYQTEIRDLQDQLSEMHDELDAAKKSAGDEEKDIMMADMMQLKMDMQEVLLAKEEQEEVLRRRERELTALKGALKEEVAAHDQEVDKMRDQYEKEMSRLQTSLEEAKQSSAAVVREKAEVEAAKGAVEGQAGRLTQESERLRRRAQELENEVAKLNRIIDEAKLKESRLGDRASRLEREKKQSEESLAEIKEQEEEMSRANRALTLRLEDVQRNLTKLSSEHKELEERLQEERTQKEQFKHMKNDIEDERRLLDRTVDKLQKEMNDIVDASQSSTRELQEQIDIYKEKNRRELTELQRLLKERGQELDKYLLVTKTLQEELSRREEDIRQCQRERDEAELREKMLENKVHDLEAETETNAHAKDDKTRHIKLLEERISQLELDLEEEHHSGDQLMNRIDRGREQVEQMRNELLQERASRQDLECDKMALERQNKDLKSRVSHLEGSQKSNKEGLVAQLEDRVQELEERLEGEERERANLQLVNRRLDRKVKEMLMQVEEEHNSMQDQKDQLNLRLKALKRQMDEAEEEIDRLEHGKKKLQRDLDEQQEANEQLQSQLKALRSDIRRKSNSAPLLNTLDDDDDDDISTDGETYFSSSSGYKRSSSQDNILSTFTL; this is encoded by the exons ATGGAGTCGTACAGAGTGACTGGTATTCCAAACAATGGAACTCAGCGGGTCTACACTCAGCAGTCCCGCTCCTCCAGGCCCCACAGTAATGGAGCTGGGACGTACGGTCTCAGCATCCGTGTCCAGGGTATAGATGGACACCCTTATGTAGTCCTCAACAACCAGGAAAAGGGTCCTCAACCCTATATCGACCCAAACAGTAATGGGTACATTGATGCAGAGGGCTCTTTTATTGAGAATTACCAGGAGTATGATTTCAAAGGAGGCAAGGAGGCTGGATCCGACAGCCCCTTTATGGAGTACAGGTCTCAGAAGATGACGCATTATGCTGGTACTCAAAATGGTGTCTCAGATTCACAAGGAAAGAAATCATCCGCCCTTCTGAACTTTCAGAAGCACCCTGAGATCCTGCAGCCGTATGATCCAGAGAGCAACTCCCTTAACATTGAAGGTTTACACAACCTGCCTTCAAGGCCTGTGGCTGAGACTGGGAAAGAACACCACAGTCTCCCCTCCAAATCCATTGAACCTGCTCCATCCCGCACCAGGTCATCGAGCATGGATCGTAATAAAGCTCCTGTGAcacaagagaaaagacaaattcCGAGTCTGAGTGAGATAGCGCCTCCAAAGCCTCCACAGCCTCAGTCTGTGCCTCTGGCCCAGCCTCAGACCAGGccacaatcacaaacacaaacagctcagCCGCAGTCCAGATCTCGTATCCCCAATATGAATCCACCTCAGTCCAAGCCGGCCTCCAAAGCTCAGCACCAGTCTGTGCTTCCAGCCCAGCCTCAGCCCCCCGCTGTGTCAAGTCCCACGAGTGAGCAGAGCAAGACCTCAAGCAGATCTCCCAGTTCTATGAACAGCACCAACTCAAGCCTTGAGCGTGCCCGCCATGAGCCTGATGTCCTTCCTCTACGCAGGACTGACTCCAGTGGGCCAGTCCTCCAGTCCTCTTCCCGTTCCCGTcactcctcatcatcctccacctctAAGGCTCTAGTGGATGAACAGATGGAGGCTCTGTATGCAGACAGCATCAACCGCCATGAGAACCGACGCTACATCCCTTTCCTCCCTGGATCAGGCAGAGACATTGACACAGGCTCCATCCCTGCTGTTGATGAACTCATTGAGAAGTTTGATGGCAAAGATGGCAGCCACCACCACAGGGGCAGGGCGGGGCGCAGGAACAGGATCAATCCAGAGGACCGCAAACGCTCCCGCAGTGTTGATAGTGCCCTTGGCCTGCGAGCTGGCTCAAAATACATGGATGAGTTTAGCCGCAGTCAAGGCACATCAGGTGAGCATGTCCTGCGGCCTTCACAGCTACGGCTGCAGAAAACAGCAGGCAGTCAGGACTCCTGGATCACGTCTGTAGATGGCAAGGTCACCAGTGCGCCCGGCTCACCACAGAGCACCATCTCCAAAGGTGTCGGCTACATCCAGGGCTACAAAAAGCCACAGACTCGCTCCTCTTCTTTACCATTCGAGAGTAAAGAGAGTGAGGATAGTGCCTCTAAGATTTTGACAACATCAGTGTCAACGTCTCTATCCAAACCTTCTGCTACAGCTGCAGACAAAAATCCCAGTACAGATGCAGATGTTCAG GCGACACCCGATCTTCTCAAAGGTCAGCAGGAGCTGTCACAACAAACACACGAAGAGACAGCCAAACAAATTTTGTTCAATTACCTTAAGGATGG aagCAGCGATAACGAtgaaacaacaaagagaaaGGTCAACCTCGTCTTTGAGAAGATACAGACGTTGAAGTCTCGGGCCACTGCGAGTGCACAAGGCGACATCAAa TCGCTGGACGTCTCAGCACAGACCAAAGCTCTGCAGGTACAAAACACTGAACTGGAGAAAGAAATGGTCAAACTCAAGAGACAACTAGAGGATCAAGCCACG AGGAGTCAGGGGGACAGGAGGACAGCAGCAGGGTTGAAGGACCTGCAACAAGAACTGGAGAGGAGCACAGAGGAGTGCAAGCGTCTGAAGGCAAAACTGACCAAAACTGAGGCGGAGCTGCAGAACACAGTCGAAGA ACTGTTCCAGGTGAAGATGGAGAGGGAGCAGTACCAGACAGAGATCAGAGACCTGCAGGACCAGCTGTCAGAGATGCATGACGAGCTTGACGCGGCCAAGAAGTCAGCAGGCGATGAAGAGAAAGACATCATGATGGCG GACATGATGCAGCTGAAGATGGACATGCAGGAAGTTCTCTTGGCcaaggaagagcaggaggaagtaCTGAGGAGGCGAGAGAGGGAGCTGACAGCACTGAAAGGAGCCCTGAAGGAGGAAGTTGCCGCTCACGATCAGGAGGTAGACAAGATGAGGGACCAATATGAGAAGGAAATGAGCAGGCTGCAGACATCTTTGGAGGAGGCCAAGCAG AGCAGCGCAGCAGTGGTCCGTGAGAAGGCTGAAGTGGAGGCAGCCAAGGGTGCAGTGGAGGGCCAGGCAGGACGGCTGACCCAAGAGTCCGAGCGGCTGCGCAGGCGAGCACAGGAACTGGAAAACGAAGTGGCCAAACTCAACCGCATCATCGATGAAGCCAAGCTAAAGGAGAGCAGGCTGGGAGACAGGGCCAGCAGGCTGGAG agagagaaaaagcaatCTGAAGAGTCACTGGCAGAAATTAAGGAACAAGAAGAGGAGATGTCACGTGCCAACAGAGCACTGACCCTGCGGCTGGAGGATGTGCAG AGGAACCTGACGAAACTGAGCAGTGAACACAAGGAGTTGGAGGAGCGGTTACAAGAAGAGAGGACTCAGAAGGAGCAGTTCAAACACATGAAGAACGACatagaggatgagaggaggctGCTGGACCGCACAGTGGACAAACTTCAGAAGGAG ATGAATGATATTGTGGATGCGTCCCAGTCGTCCACTagggagctgcaggagcagatTGATATTTATAAAGAGAAGAACCGTCGGGAgctgacagagctgcagaggctgctgAAGGAGCGAGGACAGGAGCTGGACAAGTACCTGCTGGTGACCAAAACCCTGCAGGAAGAG cTGTCACGTCGTGAGGAGGACATTCGACAGTGTCAGAGGGAACGAGATGAGGCTGAGCTCCGGGAGAAGATGCTGGAGAACAAGGTTCACGATCTTGAGGCGGAGACTGAGACCAACGCTCACGCTAAAGATGACAAGACGCGACACATCAAACTCTTGGAG GAGAGGATCTCTCAACTGGAGCTGGACCTGGAGGAAGAGCATCACAGTGGAGACCAGCTGATGAATAGAATCGACCGAGGAAGAgagcag GTGGAGCAGATGAGGAATGAACTCCTGCAGGAGAGAGCTAGCAGACAGGACCTGGAGTGTGACAAGATGGCTCTGGAGAGACAG AATAAAGACCTGAAGAGTCGAGTGTCTCATCTGGAGGGCTCCCAGAAGTCCAACAAAGAGGGCCTGGTAGCACAGCTGGAGGATCGTGtacaggagctggaggagaggctggagggCGAGGAAAG ggagCGGGCCAACCTGCAGCTGGTCAACCGCCGACTAGATAGGAAGGTTAAAGAGATGCTGATGCAAGTTGAAGAAGAGCATAACTCGATGCAAGATCAGAAGGACCAG CTGAATCTGCGTCTGAAGGCCCTGAAGAGGCAGATGGACGAGGCTGAGGAGGAGATCGACCGACTGGAGCACGgcaagaagaagctgcagagagaCCTGGACGAGCAGCAGGAGGCCAACGAGCAGCTCCAGAGTCAGCTCAAAGCTCTGCGTAGTGATatcag GCGTAAGAGCAACTCTGCACCGCTGCTCAACACTCTGGACGACGATGACGACGACGACATCAGCACTGACGGGGAGACGTACTTCAGCTCATCATCCGGGTACAAACGTTCCTCCAGTCAGGACAACATCCTGTCCACGTTCACTTTGTAA